The following are encoded together in the Tepidiforma bonchosmolovskayae genome:
- the pyk gene encoding pyruvate kinase, producing the protein MSMLRRTKIVATLGPASLPPATLRAMMRAGMDVARLNTSHGTLESHREAVRLVRAVAKEEGRPVAVLLDLAGPKIRTGETEGGRALELRTGATVRVTAEPVAGTEERFTIGYERLTEDVIAGERILLDDGRIELRVVQRDGDDLVCQVTAGGMLAPRRGVHFPETALTAPALTERDREALAMAVAECVDYVAVSFVRDASDIEAARAAIAALGGDIPIVAKIERKQAVEHLDEIVAEADGVMVARGDLGVELPPEEVPVQQRRIIAAAAREMIPVITATQMLESMIEAPRPTRAEASDVANATWEFSDAVMLSGETAIGKYPVEAVAMMDRIIRQAEAVAGPAPEGAGYGEHDDHSYVVALAARRIVASDPNMRGIACFTRSGYSALLMSKVHPDAPIFGVTHAETVYRRLALARGVVPILSRAVTTTDELLRAIDEALLSGRFVDEGDEVVVVASLPVRAQGTTNFLKLHRVGDAAAYQW; encoded by the coding sequence ATGAGCATGCTGCGCAGGACGAAGATCGTGGCGACGCTGGGGCCTGCCTCGCTGCCCCCGGCAACCCTGCGGGCGATGATGCGCGCGGGGATGGACGTGGCGCGGCTGAACACGAGCCACGGGACACTGGAAAGCCACCGCGAGGCGGTGCGGCTGGTGCGGGCGGTTGCGAAGGAGGAAGGCCGGCCGGTGGCGGTGCTCCTTGACCTGGCGGGACCGAAGATCCGCACGGGCGAAACGGAAGGGGGCCGGGCGCTGGAGCTGCGCACGGGCGCGACGGTGCGGGTGACGGCGGAGCCGGTGGCGGGGACGGAGGAGCGGTTCACGATCGGCTACGAGCGGCTGACGGAGGATGTGATCGCGGGGGAGCGGATTCTGCTCGACGACGGGCGGATCGAACTGCGGGTGGTGCAGCGCGACGGCGACGACCTGGTCTGCCAGGTGACGGCGGGCGGGATGCTGGCGCCGCGGCGCGGGGTGCACTTTCCGGAGACGGCGCTCACGGCGCCGGCGCTGACCGAGCGGGACCGCGAAGCGCTGGCGATGGCGGTTGCCGAGTGCGTGGACTACGTGGCCGTGAGCTTCGTGCGGGATGCCTCGGACATCGAGGCGGCGCGGGCGGCGATCGCAGCGCTGGGGGGCGACATCCCGATCGTTGCGAAGATCGAACGGAAGCAGGCGGTAGAGCATCTCGACGAGATTGTCGCGGAGGCAGACGGCGTCATGGTGGCGCGGGGGGACCTTGGGGTGGAGCTGCCGCCGGAGGAGGTGCCGGTGCAGCAGCGGCGCATCATCGCGGCGGCGGCGCGGGAGATGATCCCGGTGATCACCGCGACGCAGATGCTGGAGTCGATGATCGAGGCGCCGCGCCCGACCCGGGCGGAGGCATCGGACGTTGCGAATGCGACATGGGAGTTTTCGGACGCGGTAATGCTGAGCGGGGAGACGGCGATCGGGAAGTACCCGGTGGAGGCGGTGGCGATGATGGACCGGATCATCCGGCAGGCGGAGGCGGTGGCCGGCCCGGCGCCGGAGGGCGCGGGGTACGGCGAGCACGACGACCATTCCTATGTGGTGGCGCTGGCGGCGCGGCGCATTGTTGCGTCGGACCCGAACATGCGGGGCATCGCCTGCTTCACGCGGAGCGGGTATTCGGCGCTGCTGATGAGCAAGGTGCACCCCGATGCGCCGATTTTCGGTGTAACGCACGCGGAAACAGTGTACCGGCGGCTGGCGCTCGCGCGGGGCGTGGTGCCGATCCTGAGCCGGGCGGTGACGACGACCGACGAGCTGCTGCGGGCCATCGACGAGGCGCTGCTGAGCGGGCGGTTCGTGGACGAGGGCGACGAGGTGGTGGTGGTGGCGAGCCTGCCGGTGCGGGCGCAGGGTACGACCAACTTCCTGAAGCTGCACCGGGTGGGCGACGCGGCGGCCTACCAGTGGTAG
- a CDS encoding acyl-CoA dehydrogenase family protein yields MEFRFSAEDEAFRQEVRAFIRAELPKVREGESFTKKLAAKGWLTMSWPKEYGGQGAPHLRQLVYNEEMAYHRAPGQTMGADRVGPTLILFGAEEQKAQFLPAIVRDDITWCQGFSEPGSGSDLASLQTRAVRDGDCWVINGQKIWTSNAQRADYMILLARTDPDAPKHRGITYFLVDMKLPGITVRPLVQMTGQAGFNEVFFADVRVPANMVVGEVNRGWYVSTATLDFERSGIGRVIGGLRTFEEVVAYAKATPARDSGGGTLFDRAPVRLALADVALSFEVGRLMSYRVAWMQSRGLVPNYEASMAKTFGTELHQRMARVAYTTLGLRGQLLGGEWAPLEGQIPMTVLQAVSLTIAARTSEINRNIIATRGLGLPRG; encoded by the coding sequence ATGGAGTTCCGGTTCTCTGCGGAGGACGAGGCGTTCCGGCAGGAGGTCCGCGCGTTCATCCGCGCGGAGCTGCCGAAGGTGCGCGAGGGGGAGTCGTTCACGAAGAAGCTGGCGGCGAAGGGCTGGCTGACGATGTCGTGGCCGAAAGAGTACGGGGGACAGGGGGCTCCCCACCTGCGCCAGCTCGTCTATAACGAGGAGATGGCGTACCACCGGGCCCCGGGCCAGACGATGGGCGCCGACCGGGTGGGGCCGACGCTCATCCTGTTCGGGGCGGAGGAGCAGAAGGCGCAGTTCCTGCCGGCGATCGTGCGGGACGACATCACCTGGTGCCAGGGGTTCAGCGAGCCGGGCTCGGGCTCGGACCTTGCCTCGCTCCAGACGCGGGCGGTGCGCGACGGTGACTGCTGGGTGATCAACGGGCAGAAGATCTGGACCTCGAACGCGCAGCGGGCGGACTACATGATCCTGCTGGCGAGGACCGACCCGGATGCGCCGAAGCACCGGGGCATCACCTACTTCCTCGTGGATATGAAGCTGCCGGGGATTACCGTGCGGCCGCTGGTGCAGATGACCGGGCAGGCCGGCTTCAACGAGGTGTTCTTCGCTGACGTGCGGGTGCCGGCGAACATGGTGGTCGGGGAGGTGAACCGGGGCTGGTACGTGTCGACGGCGACGCTGGATTTCGAGCGCTCGGGCATCGGCCGGGTCATCGGCGGGCTGCGGACGTTCGAGGAGGTGGTGGCGTACGCGAAGGCGACCCCGGCGCGCGACAGCGGCGGCGGGACGCTGTTCGACCGGGCGCCGGTGCGGCTGGCGCTGGCCGACGTGGCGCTCAGCTTCGAGGTGGGACGGCTGATGTCGTACCGGGTTGCATGGATGCAGAGCAGGGGACTGGTGCCGAACTACGAAGCTTCGATGGCGAAAACGTTCGGGACGGAGCTCCACCAGCGGATGGCGCGGGTGGCGTACACGACGCTCGGGCTCCGGGGGCAGCTGCTGGGCGGGGAATGGGCGCCGCTCGAGGGGCAGATCCCGATGACGGTGCTGCAGGCGGTATCGTTGACGATTGCGGCCCGGACCTCGGAGATCAATCGCAACATCATCGCGACGCGCGGGCTGGGGCTGCCGCGCGGCTGA
- a CDS encoding phosphotransferase family protein, with protein MTNETTNEVPAGIRYEAVSKFFAEHVPGGDVPLRFALISGGRSNLTYRVEGGGRTWVLRRPPLGHVLPTAHDMVREFRVLTAMQRAGFPAPPPIALCEDPSVNDYPFYVMEYREGVIIGEDLPPGYAETAEERQKIARALVETLVQLHAIDYEAVGLGDFGRPQGYLERQVRRWSEQWERSKTRELPAIDELIRRLRASMPESPAPTIVHGDYRLGNMMLDPKDPGRVVAVLDWEMATLGDPLTDLGYTLGYWGEVGDSERFLNARIAAKATAHPGFPTRREIVETYGRLSGRDVSRVEWYEVFATYKLAVIVEGIHARYLKGETVGEGFEAFGERTVALVEDALEMANRSSDPRLRGEA; from the coding sequence ATGACGAACGAAACGACGAACGAGGTACCGGCGGGGATCCGCTATGAGGCGGTCTCGAAGTTCTTTGCGGAGCACGTGCCCGGGGGCGACGTGCCGCTGCGCTTTGCGCTGATCAGCGGCGGGCGCTCGAACCTGACCTACCGGGTGGAAGGCGGCGGCCGGACCTGGGTCCTGCGGCGGCCGCCGCTGGGGCATGTGCTGCCGACGGCGCACGACATGGTGCGGGAGTTCCGGGTGCTGACGGCGATGCAGCGGGCGGGGTTCCCGGCGCCGCCGCCAATTGCGCTGTGCGAGGACCCCTCGGTGAACGACTATCCGTTCTACGTGATGGAGTACCGCGAGGGCGTCATCATCGGGGAGGACCTGCCGCCGGGGTACGCGGAGACGGCGGAGGAGCGGCAGAAGATTGCGCGGGCGCTGGTGGAGACGCTGGTGCAGCTGCACGCCATCGACTACGAGGCCGTGGGGCTCGGCGATTTCGGGCGGCCGCAGGGATACCTCGAACGGCAGGTGCGGCGCTGGAGCGAGCAGTGGGAGCGTTCGAAGACGCGGGAGCTGCCGGCGATCGATGAGCTGATCCGGCGGCTGCGGGCGAGCATGCCGGAATCGCCGGCGCCGACGATTGTGCACGGGGACTACCGGCTGGGGAATATGATGCTCGACCCGAAGGACCCGGGCCGGGTGGTGGCCGTGCTCGACTGGGAGATGGCCACGCTCGGGGACCCGCTCACGGACCTCGGGTACACGCTCGGGTACTGGGGTGAAGTGGGCGATTCGGAGCGGTTCCTGAACGCCCGGATTGCGGCGAAAGCGACGGCCCACCCGGGCTTCCCGACACGCCGCGAGATTGTCGAGACGTATGGCCGGCTGAGCGGACGGGACGTTTCGCGGGTCGAATGGTACGAGGTGTTCGCCACCTACAAGCTGGCGGTCATCGTGGAGGGCATCCACGCGCGCTACCTGAAGGGGGAGACCGTGGGTGAGGGGTTCGAAGCGTTCGGGGAGCGGACGGTCGCGCTGGTGGAGGACGCGCTGGAGATGGCGAACCGATCGTCGGACCCGCGGCTGCGCGGGGAGGCGTAG
- a CDS encoding CaiB/BaiF CoA transferase family protein, with product METIRGVFEGVRVLDLSEYIAGPLAGEMLADLGADVIKVEPPLGDFWRHTAPVAPGESRGFMGVNKGKRSISIDLKRPEGKEVFLRLVRTADILLANYRPGVAERLGVDYATLSAVNPRLIYCQNTAFGSAGPYRDRPGFDLVSQAMTGIMAFEGAGGLPHPIITTSPTDLAAGMFLAYGAAAALYHRERTGRGQFIETSLFAAGIAVQYRPMFSIERLDREQREQVLAAIAQARAEGRRVEEVLRGIPMRHETGRRNNPYYKVYETKDSYIALACLNNRLRRAAVRVLGVEDPRVEGDEFDTEALSPDENLVLNELIAAIFSTKTTDEWVAAFDTAGVPCGPVRYTAELFDDPQVEAMELLRTFDHAVLGPVVMANSPLRMSGGETGTRLPSPALGQHTREVLRELGFAEAEIEELIAAKAVRAWEPPAGAEGRRG from the coding sequence ATGGAGACGATCCGGGGCGTGTTCGAAGGGGTTCGGGTGCTCGACCTGAGCGAGTACATCGCCGGGCCGCTGGCGGGCGAGATGCTGGCGGACCTCGGAGCCGACGTGATCAAGGTCGAACCGCCGCTCGGGGATTTCTGGCGGCACACGGCGCCAGTCGCGCCGGGCGAGAGCCGCGGGTTCATGGGGGTGAACAAGGGGAAGCGGAGCATTTCGATCGACCTGAAGCGGCCGGAGGGGAAGGAGGTGTTCCTCCGGCTGGTGCGGACGGCGGACATCCTGCTCGCGAACTACCGGCCGGGGGTGGCGGAGCGGCTGGGGGTGGATTACGCGACGCTCTCGGCGGTCAATCCGCGGCTGATCTACTGCCAGAACACGGCGTTCGGGAGCGCAGGGCCGTACCGGGACCGGCCGGGGTTCGACCTTGTTTCGCAGGCGATGACGGGGATCATGGCGTTCGAAGGCGCCGGCGGGCTGCCGCACCCGATCATCACGACCTCGCCCACGGACCTCGCGGCGGGGATGTTCCTCGCCTACGGGGCGGCTGCTGCGCTCTACCACCGGGAGCGGACCGGCAGGGGCCAGTTCATCGAGACGAGCCTGTTCGCGGCGGGCATCGCCGTGCAGTACCGGCCGATGTTTTCGATTGAGCGGCTCGATCGGGAGCAGCGGGAGCAGGTGCTGGCAGCCATCGCGCAGGCGCGGGCCGAAGGGCGGCGGGTGGAGGAGGTGCTGCGGGGGATCCCGATGCGGCACGAGACGGGCCGGCGGAACAACCCCTACTACAAGGTCTACGAGACGAAGGATTCGTACATCGCGCTGGCCTGCCTCAACAACCGGCTGCGGCGGGCGGCGGTGCGGGTGCTCGGCGTGGAGGACCCGCGGGTGGAGGGCGACGAGTTTGATACGGAGGCGCTCTCGCCGGATGAGAACCTCGTGCTGAACGAACTGATCGCGGCGATCTTCAGCACGAAGACGACGGACGAATGGGTGGCGGCGTTCGACACGGCAGGCGTGCCGTGCGGGCCGGTGCGGTACACGGCGGAGCTGTTCGATGACCCGCAGGTGGAGGCGATGGAGCTGCTGCGGACCTTCGACCACGCGGTGCTGGGGCCGGTGGTGATGGCGAACAGCCCGCTGCGGATGAGCGGCGGGGAGACCGGGACCCGGCTGCCGTCGCCGGCGCTGGGCCAGCACACGCGGGAGGTGCTTCGCGAGCTGGGCTTCGCGGAGGCCGAGATCGAGGAGCTGATTGCGGCGAAGGCGGTGCGGGCGTGGGAGCCTCCCGCGGGAGCCGAAGGACGCCGGGGTTAG
- a CDS encoding GGDEF domain-containing protein: MVRPNAALARRGDFLAVLADPDLLQLLLVACPDAVIVTTPEERIALYTGAAEAMFGFAPVEVMGRRIDVLFPDRPSRRALRAALARDGRVVAFELPAARKDAPPFTAAVSAARVTGRLGDTLGTVYYIRDHSAYREIEDALRRNNAQLTHLVARLDHLARHDPLTRLLNRAAAFEAAESILLAFPVGAAKLGIAVFDLDRFKAINDSYGHLAGDAVLESFGETLRQLARHGDVIGRFGGEEFIAFLPGASLADAAAFAERIRQALQARPVPIDETLAISATVSAGVAAIPESAETLEEAVRIADERLYQAKRAGRNRVVATDTEQRSAA; encoded by the coding sequence ATGGTACGCCCGAACGCCGCCCTCGCCCGCCGGGGAGACTTCCTCGCCGTCCTCGCCGACCCCGACCTCCTCCAGCTCCTCCTCGTCGCCTGCCCCGACGCAGTGATCGTCACGACCCCCGAAGAGCGCATCGCACTCTACACCGGCGCCGCCGAGGCGATGTTCGGCTTCGCGCCCGTCGAGGTCATGGGCCGCCGCATCGACGTCCTCTTTCCCGACCGGCCCAGCCGCCGCGCGCTCCGCGCGGCCCTCGCCCGCGATGGCCGGGTCGTCGCCTTCGAACTCCCTGCCGCCCGCAAAGACGCCCCGCCGTTCACCGCCGCTGTCTCGGCCGCCCGTGTGACCGGCCGCCTCGGCGATACCCTCGGCACCGTCTACTACATCCGCGACCACTCCGCCTACCGCGAAATCGAAGACGCCCTCCGCCGGAACAACGCCCAGCTCACCCACCTCGTCGCCCGGCTCGACCACCTCGCCCGCCACGACCCCCTCACCCGCCTCCTCAACCGCGCAGCTGCCTTCGAAGCCGCCGAGAGCATCCTCCTCGCCTTCCCGGTCGGCGCTGCAAAGCTCGGCATCGCCGTCTTCGACCTCGACCGCTTCAAAGCGATCAATGACTCCTACGGCCACCTCGCCGGCGATGCCGTCCTCGAATCCTTCGGCGAAACCCTCCGGCAGCTCGCCCGCCACGGCGACGTCATCGGCCGGTTCGGCGGCGAAGAGTTCATCGCCTTCCTCCCTGGCGCCTCCCTCGCCGATGCCGCCGCCTTTGCCGAGCGCATCCGCCAGGCCCTCCAGGCCCGGCCCGTCCCCATCGACGAAACCCTCGCCATCTCTGCCACCGTCAGCGCCGGGGTCGCCGCCATCCCCGAATCCGCCGAAACCCTCGAAGAGGCCGTCCGCATCGCCGACGAACGCCTCTACCAGGCGAAGCGCGCCGGCCGCAACCGCGTCGTCGCCACGGATACCGAGCAGAGGAGCGCAGCATGA
- a CDS encoding FKBP-type peptidyl-prolyl cis-trans isomerase gives MTRRLNPLLAAVAAAGLVAAGACGGDDGDATPAPSTPSPPATQATPARTATSAPTPAAGPITLENPTVTASGLRYQDLVVGDGPSPQPGQRVTVHYTGYFTDGRKFDSSRDRGQPFTFVLGVGQVIKGWDEGVASMKVGGKRLLYLPANLAYGSRGQGPIPPNTDLIFEVELLDIR, from the coding sequence ATGACCCGCCGACTCAACCCCCTCCTCGCTGCTGTCGCGGCTGCCGGGCTCGTCGCCGCCGGCGCCTGCGGCGGCGACGACGGCGACGCAACCCCCGCGCCGTCCACCCCCTCGCCTCCAGCCACCCAGGCGACCCCGGCCCGCACGGCCACGTCTGCACCGACGCCGGCCGCCGGCCCCATCACCCTCGAGAACCCGACGGTCACCGCCTCCGGCCTCCGTTACCAGGACCTCGTCGTCGGCGATGGCCCCTCGCCCCAGCCCGGCCAGCGCGTCACTGTCCACTACACCGGCTACTTCACCGACGGCCGCAAGTTCGACAGCTCCCGCGACCGCGGCCAGCCCTTCACCTTCGTCCTCGGCGTCGGCCAGGTCATCAAAGGCTGGGACGAAGGCGTCGCCTCGATGAAGGTCGGCGGAAAGCGTCTGCTCTACCTCCCCGCGAACCTCGCCTACGGCAGCCGCGGACAGGGCCCTATCCCGCCCAACACCGACCTCATCTTCGAAGTCGAGCTGCTCGATATCCGCTAA
- a CDS encoding HDOD domain-containing protein, whose amino-acid sequence MTSDPTADSPFFRNRLRTIVQATTDLAPLKAVATKAIQLAEDERSAAMDLATVISSDQALTARLLKLSNSAYYGYARRISNVREAVILLGMRTVRSVAISTAIIDALRIPQLENSRFDQDLFWAHSVTVGIIAEVIARETRVARPEDAFTAGVLHDIGKLAMMLAEPAAFAEVIDLVETEGMKYRDAEFAVFGFGHELVGARLAARWKFPEPLVSAIQAHHQPVAAIESMADIVTAANLVANREGLAAGFDYTHEPERRPAAAVPPAVDLAVGKVHGGIATLEEKARAFLTHVTSRPPRWYRPHHGEAEDAGADAEETPAA is encoded by the coding sequence ATGACGTCCGACCCGACCGCCGACTCCCCCTTCTTCCGCAACCGCCTGCGCACCATCGTCCAGGCCACCACCGACCTCGCCCCGCTCAAAGCCGTCGCCACCAAAGCAATCCAGCTCGCCGAGGACGAACGGTCGGCCGCCATGGACCTCGCAACCGTCATCAGCTCCGACCAGGCCCTCACCGCCCGCCTGCTGAAGCTCTCCAACTCCGCCTACTACGGCTACGCCCGCCGCATCTCTAACGTCCGCGAGGCGGTCATCCTCCTCGGCATGCGCACCGTCCGCTCCGTCGCCATCTCCACCGCCATCATCGACGCCCTCCGCATCCCCCAGCTCGAAAACTCCCGCTTCGACCAGGACCTCTTCTGGGCCCACAGCGTCACCGTCGGCATCATCGCCGAGGTCATCGCCCGCGAAACCCGTGTCGCCCGCCCCGAAGACGCCTTCACCGCCGGCGTCCTCCACGACATCGGCAAACTCGCCATGATGCTCGCCGAGCCCGCCGCCTTCGCCGAGGTGATCGACCTCGTCGAGACCGAAGGCATGAAGTACCGCGACGCCGAGTTCGCCGTGTTCGGCTTCGGCCACGAGCTCGTCGGCGCGCGCCTTGCTGCCCGCTGGAAGTTCCCCGAACCGCTCGTCTCGGCCATCCAGGCGCACCACCAGCCCGTCGCCGCCATCGAATCGATGGCCGACATCGTCACCGCCGCCAACCTGGTGGCGAACCGCGAGGGGCTCGCCGCCGGCTTCGACTACACCCACGAGCCGGAGCGCCGCCCGGCCGCCGCGGTGCCGCCCGCCGTAGACCTCGCCGTCGGCAAAGTCCACGGCGGGATCGCGACCCTCGAAGAGAAGGCCCGCGCCTTCCTCACCCACGTCACCTCCCGCCCCCCGCGCTGGTACCGCCCCCACCACGGCGAGGCGGAAGATGCCGGCGCCGACGCCGAGGAGACGCCCGCAGCCTGA
- a CDS encoding acyl-CoA dehydrogenase family protein — protein sequence MDFRDSPEEAAFRAEVRAWIAENLPDALKGDAGEGEWGQLSSGHERDKAALAEWRRRLQSRGWVAPAWPKKYGGAELPVMQQFILKEEMARARAPRFGGVGIGWVAPTLMQYGEEWMKERFIEPILSGKERWCQGFSEPGAGSDLASVQTRAVRDGDEYVVNGQKIWTSGAHIADWMILLARTDPSAPKHKGLSYFLVDMKSPGITLSPIINMVGNSGFNQVFFENVRVPARNLVGEENRGWYVAATTLDFERSLVDLCVEYRAILEEAIACAKAEGLTNLAWARHRLADLVIEVEVARNLSLRVVSMQARGVQPNYEASIVKLYASEVEQRMAAVLYRMAGLRGQITSRGASRWELLMGRIGRFQLHSVAATIGGGTSEVQRNIIATRGLGLPRA from the coding sequence ATGGACTTTCGTGATTCTCCGGAAGAGGCGGCGTTCCGGGCCGAGGTGCGGGCATGGATCGCCGAGAACCTGCCGGACGCGCTGAAGGGCGATGCCGGCGAGGGTGAGTGGGGCCAGCTTTCGAGCGGGCACGAGCGGGATAAAGCGGCGCTGGCGGAGTGGCGGCGCCGACTGCAGTCGCGGGGGTGGGTGGCGCCGGCGTGGCCGAAGAAGTACGGGGGCGCGGAACTGCCGGTGATGCAGCAGTTCATCCTGAAGGAGGAGATGGCCCGCGCGCGGGCGCCGCGGTTCGGCGGGGTCGGCATTGGCTGGGTGGCGCCGACGCTGATGCAGTACGGCGAGGAGTGGATGAAGGAGCGGTTCATCGAGCCGATCCTTTCGGGGAAGGAGCGCTGGTGCCAGGGGTTCAGCGAGCCGGGCGCAGGGTCGGACCTGGCGAGCGTGCAGACGCGGGCGGTGCGGGACGGCGATGAGTATGTCGTAAACGGCCAGAAGATCTGGACGAGCGGGGCGCACATTGCGGACTGGATGATCCTCCTGGCGCGGACGGACCCCTCGGCGCCGAAGCACAAGGGGCTCTCGTACTTCCTGGTGGACATGAAATCGCCGGGGATCACGCTCTCGCCGATCATCAACATGGTTGGGAACAGCGGGTTCAACCAGGTGTTCTTCGAGAATGTGCGGGTGCCGGCGCGGAACCTGGTGGGGGAGGAGAACCGGGGGTGGTACGTGGCGGCGACGACGCTGGACTTCGAGCGGAGCCTGGTGGACCTGTGCGTGGAGTACCGGGCGATCCTCGAGGAGGCGATCGCGTGCGCGAAGGCTGAGGGACTGACGAACCTGGCGTGGGCGCGGCACCGGCTGGCGGACCTGGTCATTGAGGTGGAGGTGGCTCGAAACCTGAGCCTGCGGGTGGTTTCGATGCAGGCGCGGGGGGTGCAGCCGAACTACGAGGCGAGCATTGTGAAGCTGTACGCGAGCGAAGTGGAGCAGCGGATGGCGGCGGTGCTGTACCGGATGGCGGGGCTGCGGGGGCAGATTACGTCGCGGGGCGCCTCGCGCTGGGAGCTGCTGATGGGCCGGATCGGGCGGTTCCAGCTGCACTCGGTGGCGGCGACCATCGGCGGGGGCACGAGCGAGGTGCAGCGGAACATCATCGCGACGCGCGGGCTCGGGCTGCCGCGGGCCTAG
- a CDS encoding diguanylate cyclase domain-containing protein, with translation MAALAGWGIVLAVQVVQYLRQPTTANFIVTVGLAALFLLFLAHAVFMQVVRKRHWHRVAARLQGAAYLSEFHNLPNRNYVLAELRREMPRARALQSPFVLVQLSIENINDIRERRGEDFANRAVNALAEVLKRLTRSSDFLAHLGGAKFCVMLVECTLEQSYIYLKRVPGTISVSDGHTVFDVPVTARVLQYDLEALYATDVLRDLEETRPLRRREPPRPDALAA, from the coding sequence ATGGCCGCCCTCGCCGGATGGGGCATCGTCCTCGCCGTGCAGGTCGTCCAGTACCTCCGCCAGCCGACAACCGCGAACTTCATCGTCACCGTCGGCCTGGCCGCTCTCTTCCTTCTCTTCCTCGCCCACGCCGTCTTCATGCAGGTCGTCCGGAAGCGCCACTGGCACCGCGTCGCCGCCCGCCTCCAGGGCGCTGCCTACCTCTCCGAATTCCATAACCTTCCGAACCGCAACTACGTCCTCGCCGAGCTCCGCCGCGAAATGCCGCGCGCCCGCGCACTCCAGTCCCCCTTCGTCCTCGTCCAGCTCTCCATCGAGAACATCAACGACATCCGCGAACGCCGCGGCGAGGACTTCGCCAACCGCGCCGTCAACGCCCTCGCCGAGGTCCTCAAGCGTCTCACCCGCAGCTCCGATTTCCTCGCCCACCTCGGCGGCGCAAAGTTCTGCGTCATGCTCGTCGAATGCACGCTCGAGCAGTCGTACATCTACCTCAAGCGCGTCCCCGGCACCATCTCCGTCTCCGACGGCCACACCGTCTTCGATGTGCCCGTCACCGCCCGGGTCCTCCAGTACGACCTCGAAGCCCTCTACGCCACCGACGTCCTCCGCGACCTCGAGGAGACCCGGCCGCTCCGCCGCCGCGAACCTCCGCGCCCGGACGCGCTCGCCGCCTGA
- a CDS encoding glutamyl-tRNA reductase, translating to MDRLVVCSWDTTSCDAAAFALARAEALAHDAALVVTCQRIEAVALAPCPLGCAASRTGLEAFRYLAALAAGLHSIALGEHEILGQVRRAADDAPPPVAAVLARAIAAARAFRKRHPVDADSGSLLRLALRRLPAPASLLVVGSGPTAAAVCRAARDLAIPQVTVASRTAPAWLRGRASAWQPLDRLAALPPHDLAVVALGGDAPVLPPADLPAAAVLDLSTPRRTDPADPRVTDLRALRELAGFEGRAPLFADLDRDIDRVLAHWSEDAGSPVGRFRRAVELRRRADLERIARRHPEIPRHVLETITRSLVAHILHEPSERLRALDPATASLVASIFEPAEQP from the coding sequence TTGGATCGTTTGGTCGTCTGCTCGTGGGATACTACCTCCTGCGACGCAGCCGCCTTCGCCCTCGCCCGCGCCGAGGCCCTCGCCCACGATGCCGCCCTCGTCGTCACCTGCCAGCGCATCGAAGCCGTCGCCCTCGCGCCCTGCCCGCTCGGCTGCGCCGCCAGCCGCACCGGCCTCGAGGCGTTCCGCTACCTCGCCGCCCTCGCCGCCGGGCTCCACTCCATCGCCCTCGGCGAACACGAAATCCTCGGGCAGGTCCGCCGCGCCGCCGATGACGCTCCGCCGCCGGTCGCCGCCGTCCTCGCCCGCGCCATCGCCGCCGCCCGCGCCTTCCGCAAGCGCCACCCCGTCGATGCCGATTCCGGCTCCCTCCTTCGCCTCGCCCTACGCCGCCTCCCTGCCCCGGCCTCGCTCCTCGTCGTCGGCTCCGGGCCTACCGCCGCCGCCGTCTGCCGCGCCGCCCGCGACCTCGCTATTCCGCAGGTGACCGTCGCTTCCCGCACCGCACCGGCCTGGCTCCGCGGTCGCGCATCGGCCTGGCAGCCGCTCGACCGCCTCGCTGCGCTCCCGCCGCACGACCTCGCCGTCGTCGCCCTCGGCGGCGATGCGCCGGTCCTTCCGCCCGCGGACCTGCCCGCTGCCGCCGTCCTCGACCTCTCCACCCCCCGCCGCACCGACCCCGCCGACCCACGCGTCACCGACCTCCGCGCCCTGCGCGAACTCGCCGGGTTCGAGGGCCGCGCACCCCTCTTCGCCGACCTCGACCGGGACATCGACCGCGTCCTCGCCCACTGGTCCGAAGATGCCGGCTCCCCCGTCGGCCGCTTCCGCCGCGCCGTCGAACTGCGCCGCCGCGCCGACCTCGAACGGATCGCCCGCCGCCACCCCGAAATCCCCCGCCACGTCCTCGAAACCATCACCCGCAGCCTGGTCGCCCACATCCTCCACGAGCCGTCAGAGCGCCTCCGCGCCCTCGACCCCGCGACCGCCAGCCTCGTCGCCTCCATCTTCGAACCCGCGGAGCAGCCATGA